A window from Thunnus albacares chromosome 19, fThuAlb1.1, whole genome shotgun sequence encodes these proteins:
- the LOC122969515 gene encoding Na(+)/H(+) exchanger beta-like isoform X3, whose protein sequence is MAVLLGSPLRPGRSSGPRLTGLMCVLLLVFVTFASGSRDVASGTNESCSNTVTQEDSHHKTNSSVHKKAFPVLSFNFDHVRKPFEISLWILLALLMKLAFHIIPRVSNVVPESCLLIVVGLLVGGLIRASSPTGIEDNAPVLDSKLFFLYLLPPIILDAGYFLPIRPFTENMGTILVFAVVGTLWNAFFIGGMMYGVCQIEGAQLGDVDLLSCLLFGSIISAVDPVAVLAVFEEIHINELLHILVFGESLLNDAVTVVLYHLFEEFSHEGTVTIADAFLGVVCFFVVSLGGIMVGTIYGILGAFTSRFTSHTRVIEPLFVFLYSYMAYLSAEVFHLSGIMSLIACGMIMRPYVEANISHKSYTTIKYFLKMWSSVSETLIFIFLGVSTVAGPHTWNWTFVICTVFLCLVSRVLGVIGLTYIINKFRIVKLTKKDQFIVAYGGLRGAIAFSLGFLLMDTRMKNMFLTAIITVIFFTVFVQGMTIRPLVELLAVKKKKESKGSINEEIHTQFLDHLLTGIEDICGHYGHHHWKDKLNRFNKSYLKKWLIAGERSTEPQLISFYNKMEMKQAMMLVESGSAAKLPSLVSSVSSVSMQNIQPKAPPRRRAIPSISKSREEEIRKLLRANMQKTRQRLRSYSRHDLMIDPFEDNVSEVRFRKQRVEMERRMSHFLTVPANRQETPPVRKVCFEPEHRVYTYDDSESPRGQAAEPSPPDAVSLLNESPQRPNQSGEQGDKSGEQEEQDQLKISRCLSDPGPKKEEEDDSSFLS, encoded by the exons ATGGCTGTGCTCCTCGGCAGCCCGCTCCGTCCCGGCCGGAGCTCCGGTCCGCGTCTGACGGGGTTAATGTGCGTTTTATTGCTCGTTTTCGTCACGTTTGCCTCCGGGAGTCGTGATGTCGCTTCAGGGACCAACGAGTCGTGCAGTAATACAGTGACACAAGAGGACTCTCATCATAAAACTAACTCCTCTGTTCATAAAAAGGCTTTCCCCGTCCTGTCCTTCAACTTCGACCACGTCAGGAAGCCCTTTGAGATCTCTCTGTGGATCCTGCTCGCCCTGCTGATGAAACTTG CTTTCCACATCATTCCCAGAGTGTCAAACGTCGTGCCAGAGAGCTGCCTGCTGATCGTCGTCGGCCTGCTGGTGGGCGGCCTGATCAGAGCATCGTCTCCGACAGGCATCGAAGATAACGCCCCCGTCCTCGACTCCAAGCTCTTCTTCCTCTACCTGCTGCCTCCCATCATCCTCGATGCCGGCTACTTCCTGCCCATCAGGCCCTTCACAGAGAACATGGGCACCATCCTGGTGTTCGCGGTGGTGGGCACCCTGTGGAACGCCTTCTTCATCGGCGGGATGATGTACGGCGTGTGTCAGATCGAGGGGGCTCAGCTGGGCGATGTAGACCTGCTGTCCTGCCTGCTGTTCGGATCCATCATCTCGGCCGTGGACCCCGTGGCCGTGCTGGCTGTGTTCGAGGAGATCCACATCAACGAGCTGCTGCACATCCTCGTGTTCGGGGAGTCGCTGCTTAATGACGCCGTGACTGTG GTTTTGTATCACCTGTTCGAGGAGTTTTCCCACGAAGGGACGGTGACCATAGCCGACGCTTTCCTCGGCGTGGTCTGTTTCTTCGTGGTTTCATTGGGGGGCATCATGGTGGGAACCATCTACGGCATCCTGGGTGCCTTTACGTCCCGCTTCACCTCGCACACACGTGTCATCGAGCCTCTGTTCGTGTTTCTCTACAGCTACATGGCGTACCTCTCCGCCGAGGTCTTCCATCTGTCGGGAATCATGTC GTTAATAGCGTGTGGCATGATCATGCGGCCGTATGTGGAAGCCAACATATCCCACAAGTCTTACACCACCATCAAATACTTCCTGAAGATGTGGAGCAGCGTGAGCGAGACGCTGATCTTCATCTTCCTGGGCGTTTCCACGGTAGCCGGTCCTCACACCTGGAACTGGACCTTCGTCATCTGCACCGTCTTCCTCTGCCTGGTGTCGAGAGTCCTCG gagtCATCGGCCTCACGTACATCATCAATAAATTCCGCATTGTGAAGTTGACCAAAAAGGACCAGTTCATTGTGGCCTACGGTGGCCTGCGAGGGGCCATCGCGTTCTCGCTGGGGTTCCTGCTGATGGACACCAGGATGAAGAACATGTTCCTCACTGCCATCATCACGGTCATCTTCTTCACCGTCTTCGTGCAG GGAATGACAATCAGGCCTCTGGTGGAGCTTCTGGccgtgaagaagaagaaggagagcaAAGGATCGATTAATGAGGAGATTCACACACAA TTCCTGGATCATCTTCTCACAGGAATTGAAGACATCTGTGGTCATTACGGACATCATCACTGGAAGGACAA GTTGAACCGCTTCAATAAGTCCTACTTGAAGAAGTGGCTCATCGCAGGCGAACGCTCCACCGAGCCGCAGCTCATCTCCTTCTACAACAAGATGGAGATGAAACAAGCCATGATGCTGGTGGAGAGCGGGAGCGCCGCCAAGCTGCCGTCGCTTGTGTCGTCCGTGTCGTCCGTGTCCATGCA GAACATCCAGCCGAAAGCGCCGCCCAGACGAAGGGCGATACCGAGCATCTCGAAAAGTCGTGAGGAGGAGATCAGGAAGCTTCTGCGAGCCAACATGCAGAAGACCAGACAGAGG CTTCGCTCTTACAGCAGACACGACCTGATGATCGACCCGTTCGAGGACAATGTGAGCGAGGTTCGATTCAGGAAGCAGAGggtggagatggagaggagg ATGAGTCACTTCCTCACCGTCCCTGCAAACCGCCAGGAAACGCCCCCTGTAAGGAAAGTCTGCTTCGAACCAG AACACCGGGTTTATACTTACGATGACAGCGAGAGCCCCAGAGGCCAAGCGGCCGAGCCCAGCCCTCCCGATGCCGTCAGCCTGCTAAACGAGTCGCCCCAGAGGCCCAATCAGAGCGGCGAACAGGGAGACAAGAGCGGCGAGCAAGAGGAGCAAGACCAGCTAAAAATATCACGCTGCCTTAGTGACCCCGGTCcaaagaaggaagaggaagatgatagCTCCTTCCTCTCGTGA
- the LOC122969538 gene encoding fatty acid-binding protein 10-A, liver basic-like, whose product MDFNGTWKVYSEENLEDFLKVVGVPEKVVKMRKEVKPVIVIEQKGKDFTYTMKTPAFTKVHSFSIGKETEITTLDGKKIKCIMREDDGKLIAETDKFTTVREIQGEDMVETVTAGSVTFISRSKRV is encoded by the exons ATGGACTTTAACGGCACCTGGAAAGTTTATTCTGAGGAAAACCTTGAGGATTTCCTGAAAGTAGTCG GTGTACCTGAAAAGGTTGTCAAGATGCGTAAGGAAGTCAAACCTGTAATAGTGATAGAGCAGAAGGGCAAAGACTTCACCTACACAATGAAGACTCCCGCGTTCACAAAAGTCCACTCGTTCAGCATcggaaaagagacagaaattaCCACTTTGGATGGCAAGAAGATTAAG TGCATCATGAGAGAGGACGATGGGAAGCTGATTGCTGAGACCGACAAGTTCACCACTGTCCGAGAAATCCAAGGGGAGGACATGGTTGAG ACTGTCACTGCCGGCTCTGTAACTTTCATCAGCAGAAGTAAACGAGTCTAA